The Juglans microcarpa x Juglans regia isolate MS1-56 chromosome 2D, Jm3101_v1.0, whole genome shotgun sequence DNA window TAACTAACTTATTTTTAAGTCAactttatatattctttttaatgaaTGTAATTTGATtcgttattataaaaaaataaaaaaataaaaaaaatgttagtaagTACTAGCTTAGCCGTGCATGCATCCTAGCCTGGCTCAAGCTTAAGCCAGCAGCTCCTTGAACATGTTGCACATTAATAATGTTACATGCTATTTACTCATAGTCCTCGAAAGAACAAATAACCGACAAAACAtgaggaaaaaagaataaaaagacaGAAGTGGTTACACTTGTGGGTCTTTCCGTTCACATTAGCTAGCATGTTTAATCAAtgtttattcatatatttatgattgaaaagaaaactaaagaCTGATACAGTGTTATGATATTTATGATcctaattttcataaattcagaTCGATCGTACGTATTCGGTTGTTTTATCGGCTGTGCCTTACGGCCACTCCTTGGTTTTCTTATTTCATAAGTATTCAAGAGCATTTGTGTCCCACTTTTACTTCAGAAGAATAGATGAAAATCATGTCTCCAATCATATACCTTCTCAAAGGAATAGGGAAATGATgcttttcatcttaaattttatgtCGTAACTGGTCAATGTGACATATATTAGGTAGTTTATGTTTAAGTAACagaatactaaaattaattaaaatatgttatatattaaagatgataagatttaataaaaaataacgttGTCGGCTATGATCGTTTGAAAACTTGTGCATGGCTGCAAAATTAGATTAGAGGTAGAGaacatgaataataatgataataggTTACCTACGTACCCAACATATTAGAGTCTGATGTTAATACGCAGGCTTCAGAGATGAGTGAAGAAAGGTGTGTGCGGtggatttaaattttgaaactaaatacaataattttgatCATACGTTTATTAGAGACTAACAGAAAGGAGTCGTGATCTGACGGATAACCATGGCAATTAATCCTAGCAAAGCTGGGCTGTCAAGAGGGGGTTGTTGGAGGTTGGATGGTGTTGGCTGGTCACCAAACTACAAAATTCAGCTtcgtataattctttttatttatttatttattttaatcttaatcTTAATGTTATCTTTATTCCAAATCCAATTCTAAAGGACCCTCACCACAAAGTCACAAGCTTTCCCTTTACCTCTTCACATCATCATAACACTGGCCCCTCACGTTCTTGaccaaatccaaaaaaaaaaaaaaagggaaagaaaagaaaaccctgtctctctctctctctctctctctctctctctctctctctcttctcggtTTGATTTGGATGATTTTTGTGTGGTATCAATTTCTTAATCCAATTTgcaaaatcctataaaaaagCTACAAGCTTCTCCTTTTCCCTTGGCACTGACCGCCTCTCTTTCTTTTGTCAACATCCAAAATTATCCATGGAGCTTACCCTTGCGTGGGTTAACACTAGCCCACTTTTGTCATTAAAGAtcaagcccccccccccccccccccccccccccccccccccccccccccccccccccccctctctctctctctctctctctctctctctgtgtttgaaCATCGACTGATTCAACCCACGGTCCTCTTCTTAAAATATATGCATTACTCATAAACTGATAAACAAACACCATGTTAGTGTATAACCACGTTCTTTCATCTGAAGTCTCCTTGGGGGACCAGCACCATACACCTCTCCTCTCTACATTTTCACCATCTCCCACTATAATGTAGCATTTCTTTATTCCAATtccatgttatatatattgccCACACCAGTTACCCATCTCTCTCGGTCTCTTTTTCTGTACAGAAATTCTCTCCCCCACCCTGCAAGCAAAGCAGCTTTCACTttgttttcgtttttttttttggggtccTTCCTTTacctttctttatatttctctctccttttggTTTCTGGGTTTCCGTGCTCTCTCATTGAGATCTGCTTCAAAATGGGGCTTCTCCAAGGCACTTGTAGTAGCTCAAGGGAGGCACCTTACGGCCCGAATGACTCTTCCGCTCTAACTAAAAATCACTACTGTGACTACAATGAGCACAAAGTCAAGtccattttgaggaaaatgattTGGGAACTTGGTTTGGCACGTTTTCTTCCAGCTCGCCTCAGGCGAAGCTCTAGCAAGAACCAGAGCCAGGTTGACCAAAGCAACAGCATTAGCAACAAGAATTTGGAACACAACAAGGCATGGCTGCTCGCAGAGTCTGGTGGGTGTGGTGCGGAGTTGACAAATGCCGAGCCACAATCGGTTCATTCATCTTTCAGGTTCAGTTTTTGCTCCCAGGTTGAACTCGATACTCTGAACATGAATTCGTCGACTGCTGCTACCATTTTGATGGTGAATTTGGATAGTGGAATGACGGAGTCTCGAGCAAGAGAGCTCAAGTGGCGCAGAATCGAGTCATTGGAGAGGAGCATTTCCCCAGTGGCCAATACTCTGATCAGATTCAGCTATGGTGAAATTGTTTCGGCTACTCGCAATTTCTCGAAAGGTACTGTAATGGGTTTCGTTTGTTTGAATCAAATTTTGTTCCTTTCTATATGATTGTAAGTGATTTTGTTGTATTGGTAGGCAGAGTTTTGGGAAGAGGGGCTTTGAGCTGTGTCTTTAGGGCGAGAGTTGGGCTCTTGAGAACGGCCGTGGCGATTAAGCGATTGGACAAGGAAGATAAGGAATCTGCAAAGGCATTCTGTAGGGAATTGATGATTGCTAGCTCTCTTCACAACCCAAATGTTGTTCCTCTGGTGGGTTTTTGTATTGATCCAGAGGAGGGCCTTTTCTTGGTGTACAAGTATGTCTCTGGTGGAAGCTTAGAGCGCCATCTGCATGGTATGTTTTGAAGGTTTTTTATTTGGGAATTTGATTTGGATTTTATGAGTTTGAAGTGATTTTGTGACACACGTTTGCAGGGAAGAAGAAGGGCTCAAAAGCTGGTTCTTCACTTCCATGGTCTGTGAGGTATAAGGTAGCTATTGGGATTGCAGAGGCAATTGCATATCTACATAATGGAACTGAGAGATGTGTCGTTCATAGAGACCTCAAGCCCTCTAACATTCTCCTTTCTTCAAAGAAGAGACCGAAGGTAGAGGGCATTTTCTTTTGGGCTTTATTTAATTTCCCACTTAACTTATGGTATTACAAGTCGTTCTGATGGATAATTATGTGCTGACGGTGTTGTTCAGTTATGCGATTTTGGATTAGCTACGTGGACTTCTGCACCATCAGTTCCTTTCCTCTGCAAAACTGTCAAAGGAACATTTGGGTATGATCTCAAGGAAACTTCTTTAGGCATTAAGAAAGGAAATCTTTTCGCTGATTGTTACATAAAGACTTGTTTTTCTTCCATGAATTGAATGGAACTATATACGCAGTTATTTGGCTCCTGAGTATTTCCAGCACGGGAAAGTATCCGATAAAACTGATGTATATGCTTTTGGGGTAGTCTTACTGGAACTCATTACTGGCCGGAAGCCAATTGAAGCTAGAAGGCCACCGGGAGAAGAAAACTTGCTCCTATGGGTAGGTTAAACTACCGCTTCTTTTTAAGTTGCCTTCAATTCCACTGACTTTGTGATGTACTGGTTGTTCCTTATATGCTTCTCATATTGGAAAAAGAAAGTTCTCCAATAACAAATTATTGTCCATAGCCCAAACGGTCAAACACACATTCATTCGATCAGGTGGACCACTCAATCGGTAAAGAACTTATAAATCAATGGTGTCCCAGAGTACTGCATCAGTTTTCTGATATATTAGATAATCTCTCCATTTGATTAGTTTTCTGTAAAGATTGTTTTTTGATGGGATCAACATTTTTCTCTATAAGGAGGCAGATATAAATGGGTGAACACCATATATGACCTTGGCATATGGCTATTAAACTGTACAAAATTGTTCTCATGACTAGGAGTATGAGATTCTTTATGCCTTGCCAAAACTGTTTGGTGCTGCACCTTGAATGTTGCATTTTAAAACAGACAATTTAGTTTTGAGTCCACACTGAAACTAATGAACTTCCAAATTGGATTGAATTTCAAATTGGGCTTTAGACATTTGGTCCAAGGAATCCCCTCGTTCCATAGTTTTTAAGATTCACAGACGGCTACATTAATACTTTTAACTGCACTCAGATTCTCTAAAGCCACTGGTTTCATACTTTTAGTAGCCtaaaattagtttgaattgCACTCCCATAGGTTCTTGCATGGTTCCTAATTGGTGGAATCCAAAATATTGTAGTTTAACTTGCGTAGTACCAGACAACTAGGTTTCTCTATGAATAGTGCGTTTTGTTAACTTATGGAATTGGAAAGCTTCTGGCAAGAGGGAATGGAAAGTAGGGAAAACTATACCAGGACACCTTGACTGGTATCTGCATGTTTCAGTTCCTTGCTAACATGCATTTCTCCAAAACTTACTTCATTTCTTTACATGAATTTGCGTTTCCGATACAGGCTGGCTATTTTGTGCTGTTGATGTCAAAAGTAAGCATTTATATCAATTATTCTATGTGAAAACTATATCATAATGGCCAACAATTCATCTGACGACAACAAAATATCCTGTATGCTTGCTTTTTATTATCTCGGCACCAAGGAGGAGGCCTATTCTCAAGAATAActgtttgaagaaaaaaagggaaattatGAAACCTTCATTTTTGTCTAAGTTGTTAACAGTTATTCCACTTACTAGTGTTTCCATCTAGAAATCATGTCTTATATGAGAATAGGATCTCTAAAAA harbors:
- the LOC121248834 gene encoding probable serine/threonine-protein kinase PBL21 isoform X1, with product MLYILPTPVTHLSRSLFLYRNSLPHPASKAAFTLFSFFFLGSFLYLSLYFSLLLVSGFPCSLIEICFKMGLLQGTCSSSREAPYGPNDSSALTKNHYCDYNEHKVKSILRKMIWELGLARFLPARLRRSSSKNQSQVDQSNSISNKNLEHNKAWLLAESGGCGAELTNAEPQSVHSSFRFSFCSQVELDTLNMNSSTAATILMVNLDSGMTESRARELKWRRIESLERSISPVANTLIRFSYGEIVSATRNFSKGRVLGRGALSCVFRARVGLLRTAVAIKRLDKEDKESAKAFCRELMIASSLHNPNVVPLVGFCIDPEEGLFLVYKYVSGGSLERHLHGKKKGSKAGSSLPWSVRYKVAIGIAEAIAYLHNGTERCVVHRDLKPSNILLSSKKRPKLCDFGLATWTSAPSVPFLCKTVKGTFGYLAPEYFQHGKVSDKTDVYAFGVVLLELITGRKPIEARRPPGEENLLLWAKPLLQKGKGAIEELLDPHIKCTLKNSNQIARMIEAAASCVTNEESRRPGIEEIIAILKGEESPLFSKRKKPGFLGNGCVIDCYPQLQQTNSEMRSHLALAMLGVSEFEDDDNFFCR
- the LOC121248834 gene encoding probable serine/threonine-protein kinase PBL7 isoform X2, which gives rise to MLYILPTPVTHLSRSLFLYRNSLPHPASKAAFTLFSFFFLGSFLYLSLYFSLLLVSGFPCSLIEICFKMGLLQGTCSSSREAPYGPNDSSALTKNHYCDYNEHKVKSILRKMIWELGLARFLPARLRRSSSKNQSQVDQSNSISNKNLEHNKAWLLAESGGCGAELTNAEPQSVHSSFRFSFCSQVELDTLNMNSSTAATILMVNLDSGMTESRARELKWRRIESLERSISPVANTLIRFSYGEIVSATRNFSKGRVLGRGALSCVFRARVGLLRTAVAIKRLDKEDKESAKAFCRELMIASSLHNPNVVPLVGFCIDPEEGLFLVYKYVSGGSLERHLHGKKKGSKAGSSLPWSVRYKVAIGIAEAIAYLHNGTERCVVHRDLKPSNILLSSKKRPKLCDFGLATWTSAPSVPFLCKTVKGTFGYLAPEYFQHGKVSDKTDVYAFGVVLLELITGRKPIEARRPPGEENLLLWVG